One region of Bacillus pumilus genomic DNA includes:
- the bslA gene encoding biofilm surface layer hydrophobin BslA — MKKTWTMIMMGMLTLVMALSVPIAASAEGATQEGKASTNARPAELYAKITGTSKQEWSFSDIELTYRPNSVLSLGAIEFTLPAGFQATTKDIFNGKALKDSYILNSGKTVRIPARLDLLGISQFKLQLSHKVLPAAGTYTFRAENRALSIGSKFYAEDTLDIQTRPVVVTPPDPCGC, encoded by the coding sequence ATGAAAAAAACATGGACGATGATCATGATGGGGATGCTCACATTGGTCATGGCACTCTCGGTACCGATTGCCGCATCCGCTGAAGGAGCCACACAGGAGGGCAAGGCATCAACAAATGCCAGACCAGCTGAACTTTATGCGAAAATTACAGGTACAAGTAAGCAGGAATGGTCTTTTTCTGACATTGAGCTGACATACCGCCCAAATTCTGTATTAAGTCTCGGTGCCATTGAGTTCACATTACCTGCAGGCTTTCAAGCGACAACAAAAGACATCTTCAATGGAAAAGCACTAAAAGACAGCTACATTTTGAACAGTGGAAAAACGGTCCGCATTCCAGCTAGACTCGATTTATTAGGAATTTCACAATTTAAATTACAACTTTCACACAAAGTACTTCCTGCTGCAGGTACATATACGTTCCGTGCAGAAAACCGTGCGCTTAGCATTGGTTCTAAATTTTATGCAGAGGACACCCTCGATATTCAAACACGACCAGTTGTGGTCACACCACCAGATCCGTGTGGTTGCTAA